GTTATTAAAGCAAACACATACTCATGCCAAAAAAGTCAGAATTATTGAATGCTACCGGCGGTTTATGGCTGAATTTGGCAATCGCCTGAGCTTTCACCGACATGAGTTTGATAATCTGAAAAAGTTTGATGCCGAGAATATCGCAAAAGTTGAAAATATTATTCTGGAATCAGGGCCAGAAACAGAATGTGGCTGGTATGTCAGCGATGCAAAAAACAAAGATGTCGCCCCTACCTGCGTTATGGGGTATCTGGGCGCTTCATGGCACAGTGAAGAAGAATGCAACAATGCAGGTTGCTTAAGACTGATTTTACCCTGGGATTATATTAATACTGATATTGGCCTGAAGAAGTTTAATGAGTGGATAGTATTTCTTTGCGAAAAGCTCGAACCACAGAGCGGTGACTGTGGCTATTGTTTAACGACGCCGAAAGATTACCATCAGTATATGTCCGTAGAATATCAGTTAGCGTTGCGTTACCCTTCACTGTCAGTAATTTCGACTATCCACTTACAGGGCATTGCGAACAATAATAACCTTAAAACTATTAACTGGATAACTATACTGGATCATTCGTTGGTTAAGCGGTTGGGGGGAACAAAATGGCTTGAGAAGGAGCTACACGCTGAGAGTTCCGTCTCTGTCAGCCGTTTCAGTCATGGCCTTATTATTCAGGCATCAGAATATCCTGACCTCACACCTGCGTCAGAAGGACTGAATAAATCTTATCAGTCCGTCAATAAACTGCTTCGCCCAATACGAGTACCGCCTGAAAATATTGACTCACTGCATTTGTTTGGGGCGAATCAATTTACTAAGGCGACAAGTATTGTCTGGTATGCGCGTTTTGATGATTAATTTTTTGAATTGTCTAAAAGGTACATTCTGTCTTATCTATCTAGGAGTATCCTCTTCTTAAAATACCTTGATAGATGAGCAATGTTTATATGAAAATGTGTATAAAAGGGAATGATTTAATATAAGGAGTTGCGGTATGAGTGATGGTACAAATTCCTCCGGGTCAGACTGGAAGAAAGTTTTTTGTATTCTGTTTACTATTTTTGTACTGGGTAAATTGGGCTATAAAGCATATGACGCTTTCATCGTTCAGCCACGAGTGGAGGCAGAAATTGAACAGGAAAGAAACAATCCGTTTTCAATAACCAATCAGCTCAAAGCATTACGTAAAAGGAATGCGGCTGCCGATGCTTGGATAAAAGAGTTTAACGATAAAATAAAATCATCACCGCCAGAAAAAGATGAAACATTCAGACTGGTGGAGCTGGCGCGTCACGAGGATGAGATATCATGGATTATGGCAGCAAAAGTCAACGCGCAAACACTTGATGCAATAAAAGCGGATAAGGTAAAGGCGCAGCAGGAGATTAAGGCCAAGAAGATAAAAGGGATATGCCGTAAAAATAGCGTCACTGTATCACTGCTGAATGCCGGTTTTAATGTGAAACGCGTCTATGTGGGAGAAGACAATCAGGAAATTATTTCCTATGTCGTTACTGCTCGTGAGTGTGAAAAGCTGCAGGAAGACACTCAGGACACTTCAATATCCGGTAGTCAACAAGCCGAATAGTACGGATATATGCTCAACGGGTGATTAGCGTTTAATTAGTTATTCCAACAGGGCAGGGAACTACAGGTCTTCCCTATCCTGCCCGTCAGGTTGCTCGACAATATCCATAAAGTCAGACGTAACGCTTTCGCCATCAAACCAGCTATCCCAACTCTTTGGTGTTGGGGCAGCAGGTTCTTCCTTAGCTGGCTGATTATCATTGGTATTTTTCAATGAGTCTGTTTTAATTTTCATCGTCATTTATATAGAACCGAGTTGCAGGAAAACAAACAATCCCCACAGCCTAAGAGCCGCAGGGATCCCATTCACCAATCAGTTACCGCCCATTTCCTGCCGCTCCAACCCTAAAAACGCCACTCGCCCCAACTCCTCCAGCGCAGGCACCAGTCTCCCAATAGATCCAACCCCGTGCCCCAGCTGGCAAAGACTCTCCGGCGTAAACTCATGCACATTGTTTTGAGCGAAGCTAATCATCGTATCGCCGATAAACGTCAGGCAGTGGCAAAGCCCCGCTTGAGCTTCCTGACAGTAGTGGGCGAGATGCAGTCGTTCTTCCGGCGTCATGTTTGAAAAGTCGACTTTTCCCAGCGCGTTCGCCAGATCGGAATAGAGGATCTCAGCGCTGGGCAGTGCGTCGAAATAGTTGTTCATGTTACTATTATCAATAGCCATATCATTACCTCGTATAATGTTGTGGTTAGACGCCTCGGCAGTGTTACCGCACTTCGGGGCGTTGTTATTTGTTTGATGTGATAGTAATGTGTCATTACACATAGCTACATTAACTTAAGTGTAATTTAGGTATCAGTACACATGAATGAAAGAAGAGGTAATCCTCCGTTTCAGTTCCGCCTCGACCCTGAGCTCAGGGCTGAAATGGAGAAAGCGCAGCGCGAGGACGGTGATGAATCGCTGGCGGCATGGATTAAGCGAATACTGCGTAAAGAGCTTCAATCGCGAAAATCTGAACCGAAAAAATAGGGATATGGTTTTCTAGTTGATGCAATTAATTAACTTTTAAGCTGTCCCTACTAAAAGTTTATTGCGGCGCTTATCGCATTCCACATGCTGCACGTCTGAAATACCTATAGGCGCGCTTGGAGAGAAGCCGCAATATCTTTAATTACCCGATCAAAAAGCAAGACAGACACCTTAGCTATTTAGTATACCTCCATAACCCACTGATAACAGGTGATAAACAAACCTGCTGCTTGTTGGTAGTCTAAATTTGGTCTATATTAGAACTAAGGTGCATTCAATGAGATCAGAAGTAATGAAAGTAGAAACCATCAGCTACATCAAAAGAAACGCGGCGACGCTTGACCTGTCCGAACCCATCTTGGTGACGCAAAACGGGGTGCCGGCCTACGTGATCGAGTCTTATGAGCAGCAGCAGGAGCGGGAAAACGCTATCGCGATGTTGAAGCTGCTTACCCTTTCAGAGAAGGACAAATCCGAAGGGCGGGTGTTGTCAAAAGAGCAGCTGTTAGGCGGTATTGCTGACTAGGGCTTGAGTTGCTCAATCACTAAGGGATCTGGATGGAAAACGATATTACCTTTGAGTACACCCTTACGGTAAAACACTGCATTGACAATATAGCGAATCACCTCCGTCGTATCGGTATCGAGCCGCGTTCGGCTATTGGCGATATTCTGGCGCAGTTTGAGAGCGCCGTTGGTCAATTTCCGCATGGGTGCCAGATTTGCCCTGAACTGCTGAAAATTGGCTGCGCAAAGTACCGTGAATATAACCATGCCGAAGGTTATCGGGTTTTGTATTCCGTTGATGGAACGTTAGTGACAGCGCATGCGGTTCTGTCACACCGTCAGGATATACAGCAGCTGCTGTTTAACCGCCTGATAATGGCGTGATTCCGCTCACGATCCTGCTAACGTTTAGCGATAGTTTAATTCCTCACCGCTTTATCAAAAATGGCGGGGATTTTCGTCTAAAAATGAATATCGATTAAGCCTATGCGCCATACAGGGAAGGGGGGTGGAATGAAGAGAGTGTCAGCTGTCGGGCTTTTACTGCTCGCGTTTGTGTTTCCCAAAGAGGCCTATAGCTATCGCGGTTTGGAAGACGATCGCACTAGCGATGCTGCCCACGGGCTGTATGAAATCAATGAAGAAGCGAAAAAGTTTCTTCAGGAAGAGGAAGCGCGAACACACGTCAGAAGAAAAAGCCTAGGGCCGAATTTAAAAGTGTTTGTGCCTCCGTGCTCGGTTCCCCTTAAGGCCGCCTGGGCACCGAAAAGCATGGGGCTTTCTAATGAATATACGGTATTGGTGAGCTGCGAGCGAAGTGCCAGTAAATATGAAAATAATAAAGGCTGGTCTGTGGGTGTTCCAACTTCACCTTTGGAATAGGCAGTAAAGAGTTCCCCCCATTTTTCGAATGCGTAAGTATATATATTTAACCGTTTACCGATTGCCACAATATGGAGCCACCCCCATGCCAAAACGAATAACCCTCACGCTCCTCGCTCTACTGTTCTCCACCCCGATGGCGATGGCGGCAGCCACTTTGTCTGAAGAAACCGTAGCGAACATATGTCATAAGTACGGACTAGAAAAAGATAATTCCGAATTTCAGGACAGGTTGAAGGTACTAAAGCCGGACGGTGATAGCATTAGATTGGATAGGTATGACGCGATGCTTGGCAGCCAGCACATTGCTACACAGCTGACTGCGACGTTAAAAGACAAGGATGGAAAGTCGCTCAAGATGTTATGCCTGCTAGAGAACGATAGCCCGCTGTATATTTATTTTTATGAGTAAATAGGGGGCGTTATTCCTCTCTGTTTTCTCTTGAGTACTGAAAGTCAAAATCGCCCGGGATACGGGCGACCTTAACTGTCAGTACAAAACAAAAATAGACGAAACACTCTATCTCAGCGGCCGATATGATACCCGCCGCTAAGCGGTCTATTCCTTCATTTCAAACAGGATCTTGTTATAGCTGCCAATCGTTTTCTCTTTAAAGCGGGCGAAAACGGCGGGCGCTTCAGCCAGCGAGAATCGATGGGACACAAACGGCAGCATCTGCAGCTGGCGTTTCCCTAGCAGATTAACGATTTCAAACCACTCTCGGCCGGGGAACGGTACTGAATAGGAGTTCCATGAACCGACGATATGCAGCTCGTGGCGCAGGATTTTCTCAAAATTAGCCGCCGGAAAGCTGACGTCGCTATGGGCTGAACCGAATATCAGCATCGTACCCTGCTTGCGCAGGACAGAAAGCCCGGTCTGGCGGGAAATATTATTGCCCGCACATTCGAATACGCGATCGACCCCCTGCCCAGCGGTGAGCGCGAGCACCTCTTTTACTGCATCAACATCTGCCGCATTAATACAAACATCGGCACCGGCCTGCTTGGCCAGATCCAGCTTGTCTTGCGCTACGTCGATGGCAATCACTTCTGCCCCAGAAAGGCGGGCGAACTGAATGGCGAAATAGCCCAGTGCGCCACAGCCGATCACGGCGACCTTATCTCCCAAACTCAGGTTAATTTTATGGATCCCGTGCAGCAGGATAGCCGCAGGCTCAATCAGAGCCGCTTCGGCATAGGTAACGTTGTCCGGCAGGCGGATTAGATTCTGTTCCGGTACCGAGACGTACTCGGCAAAACCGCCGTCGCTGCGGGAACCCAGAAAGTCGTAGTTATCGCACAGTGAATAGTTGCCTCGCTGGCAGGAAGAACACTGATGGCAGGGCATCAGTGGTGCGATGGCGACTCTGTCGCCCACCTTAAACTGAGTGACTTCCGGTAACAGGTCAGTGATTTCACCGGCAAATTCATGGCCGGGAACGGTAGGGAAGTTATAGGTGCCAAAGTTTAACACTCGTCCGATATCTGAACCGCAGATCCCGGTCGCTCTCACTTTGACTAATACATTACGTTGTTCTGTCAGTTCCGGCATCGCTACTGACTGATAGCGTAAATCTCCCGGTGCGTGTAGGACGGCAGCCGACATCTGTTTTTGAGTCATGTTCCTTCTCCTGTGGGGGCATCATTATGGCTATATGGAAATACATTCCAGATAAAAAATCAAGGAATAATATTTTCTTTCATTATTTTCTAACTTTGTCTCCCTTATGATTAGCAGAGCAGATTGAACGTCGTTTTTTAGAGAAAAATGAAAATTAAAACTATTTATTATCATATGGTTATTTTTATTTTTCGGGTTGAGGATAAATCAGGGTTGACACATGAAATTAAATTCCATAATCTGATTTTGAAACGAAATTTAATTCCCGACAACGACATGGAGAATGAAAATGAATGCACGCGTTCTGGAAAATAAAGTTGCAGTGATCACTGGGGCTGCTTCAGGAATTGGTGAAGCAATTGCCAAAACCTATGCTCAACAAGGCGCCAAAATTCTGGCGGTAGACATTAACGGCGAGCGCCTGCAGCAGGTAACACAGGAAATTAAAGACGCCGGTGGTGAAGTGATTGCCGTGGTCGCTGACGTAGTAGAAGAGCAGCCTGTCATCGACTTCTTCGCTCTGGCGATGAAAAACTGGGGACGCGTGGATTTGCTGGTTAACAGCGCTGGCCGCGACTCTCTGTCTCCGCCAGTGTCAGAAACGACGCTGGAAGAGTGGAACAAAACCATTGGCCCTAACATGACTGCCGTTTTCTTATGCTGTCGCGAAGCGTTTCGGATCATGGAAAAACAGAGCAGCGGTGGCCGCATTATCAATATCGGTTCTTCATCTGCACGCTTAGCCTCCTGCCCAGGCCACAGCCCTTACCGCGCCTCTAAGCACGGCATGATGGGCTTTAGTAAAAACATCCTGCTGGAAGGCATGAAGAAAAATATCGGTGTCACCGTGTTGAACCCATCACACGTAAAAACGCCGATGACCGAAGTGATCGATACGGGTATCTATGACGGCAACCTGCCTGCCTATACCGACGGCTGGTTAGATGAAAAAGAGCTGAAAGAGGGCATTCACGCCAGCTGTATCGACGTAGAAAACGTCTCTGAACTGGCGCTGTATATCGCCACCCGCACGCCGGATGTCACCATTCCACAGATGGCGCTTTATCCGACCCACAAAGCCCACCGTTACGGTATGGAAGTGTAGTTAAAGGAGCCATAGAGATGAAAGCAGCCTATTTTTACGCCCCAGGTGACGTGAGATGTGAAGAGACGGATGTTCCGGCTATTGCAGATAACGAGCTTCTGGTTGAGGTGAAGGCCTCTTCAATTTGCGGCACTGACCAGCGCATTTTCAAGAATGGACACTTCAAGATCCCCGCAGGAGAAAAGCGCGTGCTTGGGCACGAGATATCTGGGGTGATTGCGCAAGTTGGTCAACTTACCTCGACGTTTAAAGTCGGCCAGCGCGTCTCTTTTACGCCGAACATCGGCTGTGGCCACTGCGAATTTTGTCGAAGTGGCTACAACCAGATGTGCCCCGACTACGAGGCGTTCGGTATTAGCCTTGACGGCGGTTTCCAGCAATATATGCGGGTTCCGGCGGAGGCTATCAGCGGTAATAACCTGTTCCTGCTGCCGGACAACGTTGGCTTCGATGAGGCCTCGCTGATTGAGCCGCTTTCCTGTTGTTACAACGCCTTTAGCGAGCTGAAGGTGAATTATGACGATACGGTACTGGTCATCGGCGCGGGTCCTATCGGCGCCTGTCACGTGATGCTGGCGAAGGTCGCCGGGGCGAAGAAGGTGATTGTGGCCGATATTCGCGATAGCCGTCTGGAAAGCATTCTTCAGTTTGGCGCTGATGTCACTATCAATAGCGCGGAGCAGGATCTGCATCGACAGGTGATGCAAGAAACCGGAGGCCGCGGGGTGGATGTCGTTATCACTGCTGCGTCCGTTGCTGACCTACAAACCCAGAGCATTGGCCTGCTGGCGACTCATGGCCGAGTGTGTTTCTTTGGCGGTTTGGGGCAAAAGCAGCTGGTACCGATAGATACCAATCTGGTGCACTACAAGGGTCTGAAGCTGCTTGGCACGACGGGTTCCAGCAATCAGGACTACTATCAGTCGCTGCGGCTGGTCGCAGAAGGCCGGATAAATCTGGCGCCTTTGGTGAGCTATCGCTTCCCCGTTAGCGAGATTAATGATGCATTCGCAACCGCAGCCAGCGGTAACGGCATGAAATGTTTAATTGTGAACGAAGGGAATTAAGAATGACAATTACCTCAGCAGAACTGGCAGGCATGATCGACCATACGTTTCTAAAACCGTTTGGCGATGCGGCTCCCATCAAGACACTGTGTGACGAAGCAAAGCGCTATCAGTTTGCCATGGTGGCGATTAACCCCGGCGAAGTAGAAAACTGCGTGCCGCTGTTAGCGGGAAGCAAAGTGCGCATCGGTGCGGCGATTGGTTTTCCTCTGGGCCAAATGACGGTAGCGGCGAAAGCCTTCGAAACCCGAGATGCGATCGAGAAGGGCGCAACGGAAATCGATACAGTGATCAATATTCGCGCACTTCAGTCAGGACGAGAGGACATCGTTCGCCAGGAAATCAAAGACATGGTGTCTATTTGCAAGCCAAAGGGCGTCATTTGCAAAGTGATCCTGGAAACGTGCTATCTCACTGACGCAGAAAAAGTGCGAGTGTGTGAAATCGCCGCTGAAGAGGGTGTCGATTTTGTCAAAACTTCCACGGGGTTTGGTACCGCTGGTGCGACAGTAAAAGACGTCGCGCTGATGCGTAAAACTGTCGGCAGTCGCTGCGGCGTTAAGGCCAGCGGCGGTGTGCGCACCCTAGAGGAAGCGCTGGCGATGGTCGAAGCGGGCGCAACTCGTATCGGCACTTCCAGCGGTATCTCTATCGTTGAGGCTTTGAAAGCCAGAGAAGCACAGTAGTTCATTTATGGTGCGCGTTCGATGGCCCTCTTTGGGGCCATCGATGTATTAAGCGGTCTGGAACGGCCGGCAGCGGTTAATTTCTCTTTGTCATATATCTAGTTGGGCGCTATTTGATATTCTGTTATTCAGGAAGAGGGTTCTACGCTATGATGAGGCCAAACGCAGCCTGGCAGCGATTGGCCTTTGCTATATCTGTTCGGTCACGTCTGCGGTGTGCGACGCGCTGATGGGTATTTTAGCGTTATTACCTGCATCATGAATGTGTTGGAATAAGAATAGGGGAACGATTTTGGCTTCAATGGATCATAATAGCGTGTTGGGGATGATTACCAGACAACGGCCCTATTTCAATCCTGCCGATCAGCGCATTGCTGACTATATTTTGCATCACAGTGTTGATATTAAAAACATGACGATCAAAACGTTAGCTAGCCACTGCGAGGTGTCTGAATCCAGTATCAGTCGGTTTGTTAAAACGCTAGGTATTGCTTCTTATCAGATGCTGAAAATTCTGATTGCCGAAGAAGTGACGATTAAAGCCAGCAGCACAGAAACTGAGCCTGATAAATCCTACGTTTTTGAGGATATCTCCGATAACGATTCGTTAACTGAGATTGTTGAAAAACTCCAGCACCGCTATCTTTCC
This DNA window, taken from Leminorella richardii, encodes the following:
- a CDS encoding type VI immunity family protein; the protein is MINLDEFSQRRRLAEFTLRDENNVVFTRLGISISLLLKQTHTHAKKVRIIECYRRFMAEFGNRLSFHRHEFDNLKKFDAENIAKVENIILESGPETECGWYVSDAKNKDVAPTCVMGYLGASWHSEEECNNAGCLRLILPWDYINTDIGLKKFNEWIVFLCEKLEPQSGDCGYCLTTPKDYHQYMSVEYQLALRYPSLSVISTIHLQGIANNNNLKTINWITILDHSLVKRLGGTKWLEKELHAESSVSVSRFSHGLIIQASEYPDLTPASEGLNKSYQSVNKLLRPIRVPPENIDSLHLFGANQFTKATSIVWYARFDD
- a CDS encoding type II toxin-antitoxin system Phd/YefM family antitoxin — protein: MKVETISYIKRNAATLDLSEPILVTQNGVPAYVIESYEQQQERENAIAMLKLLTLSEKDKSEGRVLSKEQLLGGIAD
- a CDS encoding type II toxin-antitoxin system RelE/ParE family toxin codes for the protein MENDITFEYTLTVKHCIDNIANHLRRIGIEPRSAIGDILAQFESAVGQFPHGCQICPELLKIGCAKYREYNHAEGYRVLYSVDGTLVTAHAVLSHRQDIQQLLFNRLIMA
- a CDS encoding galactitol-1-phosphate 5-dehydrogenase, which codes for MTQKQMSAAVLHAPGDLRYQSVAMPELTEQRNVLVKVRATGICGSDIGRVLNFGTYNFPTVPGHEFAGEITDLLPEVTQFKVGDRVAIAPLMPCHQCSSCQRGNYSLCDNYDFLGSRSDGGFAEYVSVPEQNLIRLPDNVTYAEAALIEPAAILLHGIHKINLSLGDKVAVIGCGALGYFAIQFARLSGAEVIAIDVAQDKLDLAKQAGADVCINAADVDAVKEVLALTAGQGVDRVFECAGNNISRQTGLSVLRKQGTMLIFGSAHSDVSFPAANFEKILRHELHIVGSWNSYSVPFPGREWFEIVNLLGKRQLQMLPFVSHRFSLAEAPAVFARFKEKTIGSYNKILFEMKE
- a CDS encoding SDR family oxidoreductase; this translates as MNARVLENKVAVITGAASGIGEAIAKTYAQQGAKILAVDINGERLQQVTQEIKDAGGEVIAVVADVVEEQPVIDFFALAMKNWGRVDLLVNSAGRDSLSPPVSETTLEEWNKTIGPNMTAVFLCCREAFRIMEKQSSGGRIINIGSSSARLASCPGHSPYRASKHGMMGFSKNILLEGMKKNIGVTVLNPSHVKTPMTEVIDTGIYDGNLPAYTDGWLDEKELKEGIHASCIDVENVSELALYIATRTPDVTIPQMALYPTHKAHRYGMEV
- a CDS encoding zinc-dependent dehydrogenase is translated as MKAAYFYAPGDVRCEETDVPAIADNELLVEVKASSICGTDQRIFKNGHFKIPAGEKRVLGHEISGVIAQVGQLTSTFKVGQRVSFTPNIGCGHCEFCRSGYNQMCPDYEAFGISLDGGFQQYMRVPAEAISGNNLFLLPDNVGFDEASLIEPLSCCYNAFSELKVNYDDTVLVIGAGPIGACHVMLAKVAGAKKVIVADIRDSRLESILQFGADVTINSAEQDLHRQVMQETGGRGVDVVITAASVADLQTQSIGLLATHGRVCFFGGLGQKQLVPIDTNLVHYKGLKLLGTTGSSNQDYYQSLRLVAEGRINLAPLVSYRFPVSEINDAFATAASGNGMKCLIVNEGN
- the deoC gene encoding deoxyribose-phosphate aldolase codes for the protein MTITSAELAGMIDHTFLKPFGDAAPIKTLCDEAKRYQFAMVAINPGEVENCVPLLAGSKVRIGAAIGFPLGQMTVAAKAFETRDAIEKGATEIDTVINIRALQSGREDIVRQEIKDMVSICKPKGVICKVILETCYLTDAEKVRVCEIAAEEGVDFVKTSTGFGTAGATVKDVALMRKTVGSRCGVKASGGVRTLEEALAMVEAGATRIGTSSGISIVEALKAREAQ